The following coding sequences lie in one Leucobacter allii genomic window:
- a CDS encoding aminotransferase class IV, with protein sequence MSAQEPTSPAEPHPPILVADSFFVRMRDGAAHVRGWELHRERFAAAVLGVRPEAGEALDRFLDDARRALAEAGAGFPRLELRAGPPDAPPDLRVALRPAPQLGATIELRSSDEPIAPHADRKGPNIPRYAELRRRLGAEPLILDERGSIVEGGTTALLWWEGAEGRVVGNRRRVASVTERLLRDAAAQAGTPLVDAEIDAASVTRREVWALNALHGIRTVSSIDGVAAPTPDPGRLAVFRAALEDRWAPILG encoded by the coding sequence ATGAGCGCGCAGGAGCCGACGTCCCCCGCAGAGCCTCACCCGCCGATCCTGGTCGCCGACTCCTTCTTCGTCCGCATGCGCGACGGCGCAGCGCACGTGCGCGGTTGGGAGCTGCATCGTGAGCGGTTCGCCGCGGCCGTGCTGGGGGTCCGCCCCGAAGCCGGGGAGGCGCTGGACCGCTTCCTCGACGACGCACGGCGCGCCCTCGCGGAGGCGGGAGCCGGGTTCCCCCGTCTCGAACTCCGCGCCGGCCCGCCGGATGCGCCGCCCGATCTGCGCGTCGCACTGCGTCCCGCGCCGCAGCTCGGCGCGACGATCGAGCTGCGCAGCTCGGACGAGCCGATCGCGCCGCACGCGGACCGCAAGGGCCCGAACATCCCGCGCTACGCGGAGCTCCGACGTCGCCTCGGCGCCGAACCGCTCATTCTCGACGAGCGCGGCTCGATCGTCGAGGGCGGCACGACCGCGCTCCTGTGGTGGGAGGGGGCGGAGGGACGCGTGGTCGGGAATCGGCGACGCGTGGCCTCGGTGACCGAACGTCTGCTGCGCGACGCGGCCGCCCAGGCGGGGACGCCGCTCGTCGACGCCGAGATCGACGCCGCCAGTGTGACGCGCCGCGAGGTCTGGGCGCTCAACGCCCTCCACGGCATCCGGACCGTCTCATCCATCGACGGCGTCGCGGCTCCGACACCCGATCCCGGACGGCTCGCGGTTTTCCGCGCGGCGCTCGAGGACCGCTGGGCCCCGATCCTGGGCTGA